Proteins from a genomic interval of Cucumis melo cultivar AY chromosome 7, USDA_Cmelo_AY_1.0, whole genome shotgun sequence:
- the LOC103493155 gene encoding glutathione S-transferase T1 — protein MALKVYADRLSQPSRAVLIFCKVNGIAFEEVKVALSKFEHLTPEFKEINPMVKVPVIVDGRFKLFESHAILIYLSCAFPGVADHWYPSDLFRRAKIHSVLDWHHSNLRSGAAPLIFNTVLAPLFGRPLNPQVAAEAEKILFKSLSKIESFWLKGNGKFLLGGFKPSIADLSLVCEIMQLELLDEKDRSRILGPHLKVREWVENTRNATNPHFDEFHKVLLKLKETLQKQRSLKLTSKI, from the exons ATGGCGCTTAAAGTCTATGCAGATCGATTGTCACAGCCATCTCGCGCCGTCCTCATCTTCTGCAA GGTTAATGGGATTGCTTTTGAGGAGGTGAAGGTAGCCTTGTCCAAATTCGAACACCTTACTCCTGAATTCAAAG AGATCAACCCAATGGTAAAGGTTCCCGTCATTGTTGATGGAAGATTTAAGCTGTTCGAGAG TCATGCTATTCTTATCTACCTTTCTTGTGCGTTTCCTGGTGTGGCAGATCACTG GTATCCATCTGATCTTTTCAGGAGGGCTAAAATACATTCAGTATTGGATTGGCATCATTCTAATTTACGTAGTGGTGCAG CTCCATTAATATTCAATACTGTTCTAGCACCTTTGTTCGGCCGTCCTCTGAATCCTCAAGTAGCTGCTGAAGCTGAGAAGATTTTATTCAAGTCGCTTTCAAAAATTGAGTCATTTTGGCTGAAGGGGAATGGGAAATTTTTGCTAGGTGGCTTTAAACCATCCATAGCTGATCTTAGCCTGGTTTGTGAAATTATGCAACTAGAG CTTTTGGACGAGAAGGATCGGAGTCGTATTCTGGGTCCACACCTGAAAGTGAGGGAGTGGGTTGAGAATACTAGAAATGCTACAAACCCACATTTTGATGAGTTTCATAAGGTTCTTCTGAAGCTCAAGGAAACCCTCCAAAAGCAGCGCTCACTGAAATTGACTTCAAAGATTTGA